Proteins co-encoded in one Sulfurimonas sp. HSL1-2 genomic window:
- a CDS encoding DUF2953 domain-containing protein, which produces MLTVLYLIAFLFLFLLALLATPVELSLQLEKEETFDYKARLHWFFGLISVDLTGLAKKAGTVKKTKRKKHRTKFPGGSVSAQSVTRLLRGLRRSLQVREFSLHGRIGLGDPACTGMLIGALKPLLLPARQVSLVADYEEAVFEGRFSTRVRLVPLRIFGVLLRFFFAGRR; this is translated from the coding sequence ATGCTAACAGTTCTCTATCTCATCGCCTTTCTGTTCCTGTTTCTGCTCGCGTTGCTCGCCACTCCCGTCGAACTGAGCCTGCAGCTGGAAAAGGAGGAGACCTTCGACTACAAGGCCAGGCTGCACTGGTTTTTCGGGCTTATCTCCGTCGACCTGACCGGGCTGGCAAAGAAAGCAGGCACGGTGAAAAAAACGAAGCGCAAAAAGCATAGGACAAAGTTCCCGGGCGGGAGTGTGTCAGCCCAGAGTGTCACCCGGCTTCTGCGGGGGCTGCGACGCAGCCTGCAGGTCAGGGAGTTCAGCCTTCACGGCCGCATCGGGCTGGGCGACCCGGCCTGTACCGGAATGCTGATAGGTGCGCTGAAGCCGCTGCTCCTGCCCGCGCGGCAGGTGAGCCTCGTCGCGGATTACGAGGAAGCGGTCTTTGAAGGCCGCTTCAGCACGAGGGTCCGCCTCGTCCCCCTGCGGATCTTCGGCGTTTTGCTGCGCTTTTTCTTTGCGGGAAGGCGCTAG
- a CDS encoding spore germination protein GerW family protein, whose amino-acid sequence MEHVQEVLKTSLEELERVLSTKTVVGEPFVIEGNTLIPLISIGFGFGAGGNIGGKKSGDGQGAGTGGGGGIRPVALVIINKDGVRVEPIKSGMASVFEHLGETLAKAMKEKEDDDE is encoded by the coding sequence ATGGAACATGTTCAAGAAGTTTTGAAAACCTCCCTGGAGGAGCTTGAAAGGGTGCTGAGCACCAAAACGGTCGTCGGGGAGCCCTTCGTCATCGAAGGCAACACCCTCATCCCCCTTATCAGCATCGGGTTCGGGTTCGGTGCCGGCGGCAACATCGGCGGCAAAAAAAGCGGTGACGGACAGGGCGCCGGTACGGGCGGCGGTGGCGGCATCCGGCCGGTGGCCCTCGTCATCATCAACAAGGACGGCGTCAGGGTCGAACCCATCAAAAGCGGGATGGCCAGCGTCTTCGAACACCTCGGCGAAACCCTCGCCAAGGCGATGAAGGAGAAAGAGGACGACGACGAGTAG
- a CDS encoding Dabb family protein yields MMIVHVEMYKFKLELNKMANMVKAKEMLEALPEKVEWLQTMQVGMDFNHGAHSYDLCLYATFKTKEHLMWYKVEQESLEVLNFIKDKTEEMHVVDYEVDEEE; encoded by the coding sequence ATGATGATAGTACACGTTGAAATGTATAAGTTCAAACTCGAATTGAACAAGATGGCCAACATGGTCAAGGCCAAAGAGATGCTCGAAGCGCTGCCCGAAAAGGTGGAGTGGCTGCAGACGATGCAGGTGGGGATGGACTTCAACCACGGGGCGCACTCGTATGACCTCTGCCTCTACGCGACCTTCAAGACCAAGGAACACCTGATGTGGTACAAGGTCGAACAGGAGAGCCTGGAAGTGCTCAATTTCATCAAGGACAAGACGGAGGAGATGCACGTCGTGGATTACGAGGTGGATGAAGAGGAGTAG
- the budA gene encoding acetolactate decarboxylase — MPAERTASSHPLYLCAPVNALVEGIYEENIPLAEIKRHGDFGLGTFDDLDGEMVMLDGDVYQISADGEAHRVSDAKHTPFAVVTFFEPTFAATFEEAMEYDTFLARLDALLPSPNLFYALRIRGRFDLVRARSVPKQHNYRPLSEAAAEQHEFRFENAAGCLAGFYTPAFMASLNVPGLHLHFLTTDRRRGGHLLECRTRGVTVEIQMLHTLELSLPMTHDYLTRDFKRDTAADLEAAEK, encoded by the coding sequence ATGCCCGCCGAACGCACCGCCTCATCGCACCCCCTCTACCTCTGCGCTCCCGTCAACGCCCTCGTTGAGGGGATCTACGAGGAAAATATCCCCCTGGCCGAGATCAAGCGCCACGGCGACTTCGGCCTGGGCACCTTTGACGACCTGGACGGGGAGATGGTGATGCTTGACGGCGACGTCTACCAGATCAGCGCCGACGGGGAGGCCCACCGCGTCTCCGACGCCAAACACACCCCCTTTGCCGTCGTCACCTTTTTCGAACCGACCTTTGCGGCGACTTTCGAAGAGGCGATGGAGTACGACACCTTCCTCGCACGCCTCGACGCCCTGCTCCCCTCGCCCAACCTCTTCTACGCCCTCCGCATCCGCGGCCGCTTCGACCTGGTCCGGGCGCGCTCCGTCCCCAAGCAGCACAACTACCGGCCGCTCAGCGAAGCGGCCGCCGAACAGCACGAATTCCGCTTCGAGAACGCGGCGGGGTGCCTCGCCGGCTTCTACACCCCCGCGTTCATGGCGTCGCTCAACGTCCCCGGCCTGCACCTGCACTTCCTCACAACGGATCGCCGCCGCGGCGGCCACCTGCTGGAGTGCCGCACCCGAGGCGTCACCGTCGAGATACAGATGCTCCACACCCTCGAGCTTTCCCTTCCCATGACCCACGACTACCTGACCCGCGATTTCAAGCGTGACACGGCCGCAGACCTCGAGGCGGCGGAGAAGTAG
- a CDS encoding MarR family transcriptional regulator has protein sequence MATKLEWLFAFSSAHAKLFKQVDRALSVHGISFSEFYILHRLRNAPGRAMRRIDLAEEVGMSASGITRALNPLEKLGLVQKEKNPRDARVSLVKLSDTGVRQSTDALATVQMTLDTLLSPLDESDIDACMAIAAKLN, from the coding sequence ATGGCTACGAAACTGGAATGGCTCTTCGCCTTCTCCTCCGCGCATGCGAAGCTCTTCAAGCAGGTCGACCGGGCGCTCAGCGTCCACGGCATCAGCTTCTCGGAGTTTTACATCCTGCACCGGCTCCGGAACGCTCCGGGGCGGGCCATGCGGCGCATCGACCTGGCCGAAGAGGTCGGGATGAGCGCCTCGGGGATCACCCGGGCGCTGAACCCGCTGGAGAAGCTGGGGCTGGTGCAGAAAGAGAAAAACCCAAGAGACGCGCGGGTGAGCCTCGTCAAGCTCTCCGACACCGGGGTGCGGCAGTCCACCGACGCCCTGGCGACGGTGCAGATGACCCTCGACACCCTGCTCTCGCCGCTGGATGAGAGCGACATCGACGCCTGCATGGCAATCGCGGCAAAACTAAACTAA
- the cowN gene encoding N(2)-fixation sustaining protein CowN has translation MNNEIRIDERYVSFANIDCFENACLVIDRLLYVTAQAEHVNLYWKKIIPTIPQAYYDRDPKADEKEALLYLVCSNVFYLEELFENEEDEEGLNALKRAELECC, from the coding sequence ATGAACAATGAAATCCGCATAGACGAACGCTACGTTTCCTTTGCGAACATCGACTGCTTCGAGAACGCCTGCCTCGTCATCGACCGGCTGCTCTATGTGACCGCTCAGGCCGAACACGTCAACCTCTACTGGAAAAAGATCATCCCGACGATCCCCCAGGCCTACTACGACCGTGACCCGAAAGCGGACGAGAAAGAGGCCCTGCTCTACCTCGTCTGCTCCAACGTCTTCTACCTCGAAGAGCTCTTCGAGAACGAAGAGGACGAGGAGGGGCTCAATGCCCTGAAGCGCGCCGAACTGGAGTGCTGCTAA
- a CDS encoding transglutaminase family protein has protein sequence MWLHASCFLEFSIPVPTPFLLMLRPRSGWQQWVASEHYVLSPNVPVMEFTDMFGNLCQRLVAPSGYFSVHTSVDIETAEAYDTAPGAPFVEVQQLPDETLPYLYPSRYCESDRFTEMARSITAGRAAGYDQCAAIVEYIRNTVRYAPGMGQQIISASELNQSGFGVCRDMAHLGIACCRALSIPARMVVGYLESLEPMDLHAWFEAYVGGRWYTFDPTQNDLWGGRIAIAFGRDAADVAIYTQFGDPVELLYMSVNVERMVSPPSDSAL, from the coding sequence ATGTGGTTGCACGCATCTTGTTTTCTTGAATTCAGTATTCCGGTTCCGACGCCATTCCTGCTGATGCTGCGCCCCCGGAGCGGATGGCAGCAGTGGGTCGCCAGCGAGCACTACGTTCTGTCGCCCAACGTGCCGGTGATGGAGTTTACGGACATGTTCGGCAACCTCTGCCAGCGGCTGGTCGCACCGTCTGGCTATTTCTCCGTTCACACCTCCGTCGACATTGAAACCGCGGAGGCCTATGATACGGCCCCGGGTGCTCCTTTTGTCGAGGTGCAGCAGCTGCCCGACGAAACGCTCCCCTACCTCTACCCCAGCCGCTACTGCGAATCGGACCGTTTTACCGAGATGGCCAGGTCCATCACGGCGGGCCGGGCCGCCGGCTACGACCAGTGCGCCGCCATCGTCGAGTATATCCGCAATACGGTCCGGTACGCGCCCGGCATGGGGCAGCAGATCATCAGCGCCTCCGAGCTCAACCAGAGCGGCTTCGGCGTATGCCGCGACATGGCCCACCTTGGCATCGCCTGCTGCCGGGCGCTGTCAATCCCGGCGCGCATGGTTGTGGGCTACCTGGAGAGCCTCGAACCGATGGACCTCCACGCCTGGTTTGAGGCCTATGTAGGCGGCCGGTGGTACACGTTCGACCCGACACAAAACGACCTGTGGGGCGGGCGCATCGCGATTGCTTTCGGACGGGATGCCGCCGACGTCGCCATCTACACCCAGTTCGGCGATCCCGTGGAGCTGCTGTATATGTCCGTCAATGTCGAACGGATGGTCTCGCCTCCCTCCGATAGTGCGTTATAA
- the trxA gene encoding thioredoxin translates to MAPVALTAENFDKTIADNEIVIIDFWATWCGPCKQYGPIFERVAENVSDITFAKINTDEQQQLAAQFHIRSIPTTVVMKDEIIVFQQEGVLFHEKLLDIAEKAQALDMDMVRAKIAEQEAAAAQQEG, encoded by the coding sequence ATGGCACCAGTAGCACTGACAGCGGAGAACTTTGACAAAACAATAGCGGACAACGAGATCGTCATCATCGATTTCTGGGCGACATGGTGCGGACCCTGCAAGCAGTACGGCCCCATCTTTGAACGCGTCGCGGAGAACGTTTCAGACATCACCTTTGCCAAGATCAATACCGACGAGCAGCAGCAACTGGCCGCCCAGTTCCATATCCGTTCCATCCCGACGACGGTGGTGATGAAAGACGAGATCATCGTGTTCCAGCAGGAGGGGGTGCTCTTCCACGAGAAGCTGCTGGACATCGCGGAAAAGGCGCAGGCCCTCGACATGGACATGGTCCGCGCAAAAATTGCAGAGCAGGAAGCGGCAGCAGCACAGCAAGAAGGCTAG
- a CDS encoding TSUP family transporter — protein sequence MEISIEMLMFLFAASIVAGTMDTMVGGGGLITLPSLMLTGLSPINALGTNKLQGCVGTGMATVLLLRKSKIRWRHIKPLFIAAFVGSVIGTVAVQFISQHSLSLVIPVVLVLIIGYFLLYNPSRTANFSIKVGAKKFTWLVVPGIGFYDGMFGPGTGSFFSFANVLLRRAKLVAATATAKPLNFATNVSSLLVFILFGNVVWHVGLVMMLGQAIGAWLGVHLLYKINPQYLRAFVIVVCLLMLAKYIASS from the coding sequence ATGGAAATATCGATTGAAATGCTCATGTTCCTGTTTGCCGCCTCCATCGTCGCCGGCACGATGGACACGATGGTCGGGGGCGGCGGGCTCATTACCCTGCCCTCGCTGATGCTCACCGGCCTGTCCCCCATCAACGCGCTGGGCACGAACAAGCTGCAGGGGTGCGTCGGCACGGGGATGGCAACTGTCCTGCTGCTCAGGAAGTCCAAAATAAGGTGGCGGCACATCAAGCCACTCTTTATTGCCGCCTTTGTCGGCTCGGTCATCGGCACCGTAGCCGTGCAGTTCATCAGCCAGCACTCTTTGTCACTGGTCATCCCCGTCGTGCTCGTGCTGATCATCGGCTACTTTCTGCTCTACAACCCAAGCAGAACCGCTAACTTCAGCATCAAAGTGGGTGCGAAAAAGTTTACCTGGCTCGTCGTTCCCGGCATCGGTTTTTACGACGGCATGTTCGGCCCCGGGACGGGCTCCTTCTTCAGCTTTGCGAACGTGCTGCTTCGGCGCGCGAAACTGGTGGCAGCAACCGCCACGGCCAAGCCGCTCAACTTCGCCACCAACGTTTCATCCCTCTTGGTTTTCATCCTTTTCGGCAACGTCGTCTGGCACGTGGGTCTGGTGATGATGCTGGGCCAGGCCATCGGCGCCTGGCTGGGGGTGCATCTGCTTTACAAGATCAACCCGCAGTACCTGCGCGCCTTCGTCATCGTCGTCTGTCTGCTGATGCTCGCTAAGTACATCGCCTCCTCCTGA
- a CDS encoding ATP-dependent Clp protease adaptor ClpS, giving the protein MSTQLESKTELATSEPKMFAVFMLNDDYTTWEFCIKIISTVFHKTIAEADAITHDIHTKGKGLCGIYTYEIAETKAFMVREQARKEGFPMRCSVEEQ; this is encoded by the coding sequence ATGTCAACACAACTCGAAAGCAAGACCGAACTCGCCACCAGCGAACCGAAAATGTTCGCCGTCTTCATGCTCAACGACGACTATACGACCTGGGAGTTCTGCATCAAGATCATCAGTACCGTATTTCACAAGACCATTGCGGAAGCGGACGCCATCACCCATGACATCCACACCAAGGGCAAGGGCCTGTGCGGCATCTACACCTACGAGATCGCGGAAACGAAGGCTTTCATGGTTCGGGAGCAGGCCCGTAAAGAGGGCTTCCCCATGCGCTGTTCTGTTGAAGAGCAGTAA